A DNA window from Onthophagus taurus isolate NC chromosome 1, IU_Otau_3.0, whole genome shotgun sequence contains the following coding sequences:
- the LOC111421361 gene encoding ATP-binding cassette sub-family F member 3 encodes MMQCSDFIKTEFPLIDDDLKQYVQDVLENGADDFQDSDEIYEAVGEVLHEIAAEKTEKEIRCICDKLLNMLRPTKNTQNTNGLAKVLHAPVHLGSMAANLESTVDDMKSIWVMQRDDSLKVDAKKLEKAQAKLQEKAEKRQKETPRVGNNAPKLESATASQVTSKKEYKLEAKGNNKTQDIRIENFDIAYGDRVLLLGADVTLAFGRRYGLVGRNGLGKTTLLRMISGGQLKIPSHISVLHVEQEVTGDDTLAINSVLECDIVRETLIKREKELSAAINSGSSDPELSTELTEVYAQLQNIEADKAPAKASVILNGLGFDKQMQIRATRTFSGGWRMRLALARALFSRPDLLLLDEPTNMLDIKAIIWLENYLQNWPTTLLVVSHDRNFLDTVPTDILYLHSQRIEAYRGNYDQFLKTKTEKHKNQQREYEAQQQHRAHVQEFIDRFRYNANRASSVQSKIKMLEKLPELKPIEKETEVILKFPDTEPLSPPILQLNDVSFWYESSKPIFTNVNIGANFDSRICIVGDNGAGKTTLLKIIMGILAPTVGMRHSHRNLKFGYFSQHHVDQLDMSVNSVQLLQQTYPGKPIEEYRRQLGGFGVSGDLALQTIGSLSGGQKSRVAFAVMCMGYPNFLVLDEPTNHLDIETIEALGKAINKYNGGVILVSHDERLIRVVCKELWVCGNQSVRSVEGGFDEYRRIVEQELEAAASK; translated from the exons ATGATGCAATGtagtgattttattaaaactgaaTTTCCGTTAATTGATGatgatttaaaacaatatgTACAAG ATGTACTCGAAAACGGGGCAGATGATTTTCAAGATAGCGATGAAATTTACGAGGCGGTCGGCGAAGTTTTACACGAAATTGCTGCggaaaaaacagaaaaagaaataag GTGTATATgcgataaattattaaatatgttaCGACCAACTAAAAACACTCAAAATACCAACGGTTTAGCCAAAGTTTTACATGCTCCAGTTCATTTAGGATCCATGGCTGCAAATTTAGAGAGTACCGTGGATGATATGAAAAGTATATGGGTTATGCAAAGAGATGATAGTTTG aaagttGATGCGAAAAAATTAGAGAAAGCCCAAGctaaattacaagaaaaagcAGAAAAACGCCAAAAAGAAACTCCTAGGGTGGGTAATAATGCTCCTAAATTAGAATCGGCTACAGCCTCACAAGTTACaagtaaaaaagaatataaattaGAAGCTAAAGGGAACAATAAAACTCAAGATATTAGAATTGAGAATTTTGATATTGCTTATGGAGATag agttTTATTATTAGGTGCTGATGTAACTTTAGCATTTGGTAGAAGATATGGTTTAGTAGGTCGAAACGGATTGGGAAAAACAACACTTTTGAGAATGATTTCAGGGggacaattaaaaattccttcCCACATTTCGGTTTTACATGTGGAACAAGAAGTCACTGGAGATGACACTCTTGCTATAAACAGTGTTTTAGAATGTGATATCGTTAGAGAAACGTTAATAAAACGTGAAAAAGAGCTAAGCGCTGCCATTAATTCCGGTTCAAGCGATCCGGAACTTTCCACTGAATTAACTGAAGTTTACGCgcaattacaaaatattgaAGCGGATAAAGCACCTGCAAAAGCTtccgttattttaaatgggttAGGTTTTGATAAACAGATGCAAATACGAGCAACAAGAACATTTTCTGGTGGTTGGAGGATGAGATTAGCTTTAGCTAGAGCTTTATTTTCCCGGCCGGATTTATTACTTTTGGATGAACCCACAAACATGTTGGATATTAAAGCGATTATTTGGTTGGAAAATTATTTGCAAAATTGGCCAACTACTTTACTAGTTGTTTCTCACGATAGAAATTTCTTGGATACCGTTCCAACAGATATTCTTTATTTACATTCACAAAGAATCGAAGCTTAtag aggTAATTACgaccaatttttaaaaacaaaaacggAAAAACACAAGAACCAACAACGTGAATATGAAGCACAACAACAACATAGGGCTCATGTTCAAGAATTTATAGATCGTTTTCGATACAACGCTAATCGAGCGTCTTCCGtccaatcaaaaattaagatgttGGAGAAATTGCCTGAATTAAAACCAATCGAAAAAGAAACCgaagtcattttaaaattccccGACACCGAACCTTTATCGCCtccaattttacaattaaacgaTGTCAGTTTTTGGTATGAATCGTCAAAACCTATTTTTACGAACGTTAATATTGGGGCGAACTTCGATTCGAGAATTTGTATA gTTGGTGATAACGGTGCGGGAAAAACGactcttttaaaaattataatgggAATTTTAGCTCCGACGGTTGGTATGAGGCATTCGCACAGGAATTTAAAGTTTGGTTATTTTAGTCAACATCATGTAGATCAACTTGATATGAGTGTTAATTCTGTTCAATTATTACAACAAACGTATCCAG GTAAACCAATTGAAGAATATCGCCGCCAATTGGGTGGTTTTGGTGTTTCTGGAGATTTAGCTCTTCAAACAATCGGAAGTTTATCGGGAGGTCAAAAATCGCGTGTTGCTTTTGCCGTTATGTGTATGGGTTATCCAAACTTTTTAGTACTTGATGAACCGACTAATCACTTGGATATTGAAACTATAGAAGCATTAGGAAaggcaataaataaatacaac GGAGGTGTAATTTTGGTATCTCACGATGAACGTTTAATTCGGGTCGTATGTAAAGAACTGTGGGTGTGTGGGAATCAATCAGTAAGAAGCGTTGAGGGTGGTTTTGATGAGTATAGAAGGATTGTTGAGCAAGAATTAGAAGCTGCCGCAAGTAAAtag
- the LOC111420380 gene encoding guanine nucleotide-binding protein subunit alpha homolog, with protein sequence MSSVPWSASSCSCCLQFKYSPEEIEQMRRSRDIDKRIKRDKQVMKRQVKLLLLGAGESGKSTFLKQMRIIHGIKFEDEQMKEYREVIYQNVLKGMKVLVDARDKLGIPWADSRNTDIGAKLLQFNNHTVIDYTVFGRYTPDLSRLWKDVGIKRAYERRREFQLSDSVEYFLNNLDRIARIDYIPTHKDILHCRKATKGITEVEIPINNVPFLFVDVGGQRSQRQKWFQCFDSVTSILFLVSSSEFDQVIHEDRKTNRLEESKNIFDTIINNQIFTSVSIILFLNKYDLLVKKVANPETDIRWYFPQFSGNSHSIQEVQTFILAMFTGVKREPKKSLYHHFTTAVDTENIKVVFNSVKDTILNRNLDILMLQ encoded by the exons ATGTCGAGCGTGCCATGGTCCGCCTCGAGCTGCTCCTGCTGCCTCCAGTTCAAATACAGCCCCGAAGAGATCGAACAGATGCGCAGGAGCCGCGACATCGACAAACGTATCAAACGGGACAAACAAGTGATGAAGAGGCAAGTTAAATTACTCCTTTTGGGTGCAGGCGAAAGCGGGAAGTCCACCTTTCTTAAGCAAATGAGAATCATCCATGGGATTAAATTTGAAGACGAGCAAATGAAGGAATATCGAGAAGTGATTTATCAAAACGTTTTAAAGGGGATGAAGGTGCTAGTGGATGCTAGGGATAAGTTGGGGATACCTTGGGCTGACTCAAGAAACACAGACATTGGGGCTAAGTTGCTTCAGTTTAATAATCATACAGTTATTGATTATACAGTTTTTGGAAGGTATACACCCGATTTATCAAGATTATGGAAGGATGTGGGGATTAAGAGGGCTTATGAAAGAAGAAGGGAGTTTCAATTG AGTGATTCCGTAGAATATTTCCTAAACAATCTCGACAGGATAGCTCGAATCGATTACATACCAACGCACAAAGATATTCTTCATTGTAGAAAAGCGACGAAAGGAATAACGGAAGTGGAAATACCCATAAATAATGTTCCCTTTCTTTTCGTTGATGTTGGTGGTCAACGATCGCAACGGCAAAAATGGTTTCAATGTTTCGATTCGGTAACGTCAATACTTTTTCTTGTTTCATCATCGGAATTCGATCAGGTAATTCACGAAGATCGGAAAACGAATAGGCTCGAAGAGTCGAAAAACATTTTCGACACCATCATCaacaatcaaattttcacGTCCGTTTCAATAATTctctttctaaataaatacGATCTGTTGGTGAAAAAAGTCGCGAATCCCGAGACGGATATCCGTTGGTATTTTCCGCAATTTTCCGGTAATTCGCATTCGATACAAGAGGTGCAAACGTTTATATTGGCTATGTTTACGGGCGTTAAACGAGAACCGAAGAAATCTCTTTACCATCACTTTACCACTGCCGTAGATACGGAAAATATTAAAGTAGTGTTTAATTCGGTTAAGGACactattttaaatagaaatttggATATACTTATGTTACAGTAA